The following DNA comes from Candidatus Zixiibacteriota bacterium.
CCGCACGGCACGGTGGAATTCTCTTTGCCGGGTGCCGGGCTCGCCTCGAACACTGTATTGCAGGCTGGCGGCTGCTACCATCTCGCTGGAACGTTCGACGGTACTACGATGCGGTTGTACATCGATGGGATGCTGGATGCCGAGCGGACCGCGAGCGCGACAGGAACATCATGGTTTCAGCTCAACATCGGCCGGAACTTCTACATCTCGTCAGAGCACTTCAAGGGCGATATTGACGAAGTGCGGCTAAGTAGAGCTGCCAAGGCTCCCTCGGAATTCTGCCTGACGGGAGAGTGCACGCCGGACGGCAGCACGGCATTGTGGCATTTCGACGAGGCTTCGGGCGACATCGCATTGGATGCGGCCAATGCCCACGATGGCACGATCTACGGCGCGTCCCGCGTCGACAACTGTGCCTGCTGCACCTGCCCCTGCCACGGCGACCCGCAATGCGACAGCGTGGCCAACCTCCAGGACGTCGTGCAGACTGTGAACGTGGCGTTTCGCGGCGCTACACCAGAGACCGATCCGTTGTGTCCACGCGAGCGCACCGACGTCAGTTGCGACGGCGTGACAACGGTCGTGGATGTCGTCAAGGCGGTGAATGTCGCCTTCCGCGGGGCGAATACGGCGACGGAATTCTGCAATCCGTGCGCGCCGTAGGGTGGGTGCTCCCTTCGACTGCGCTCAGGGCAAGCCGCACCCACCGTCAGCGGGTTGAAAACCCGCTGTCCGAAATCCAATTCAATTCCCTGTAGGGTGGGCTCCGCCCACCTCTTTTGTAGCGCCGCATGGTGGGCAGAGCCCACCCTACGATTCCCACGGGTAAGGTTCTCGTAGGGGCCGGTCTGAGACCGGCCCGTGAGGGGTCGATCTCAGATCGACCCCTACAAACGCCGGTCCTCAAGGCAACGCGACATCCAACTTTGCCATTGACAGCCGGGGAGGGGGCCGGTTGCTTCTCTGATGGTCCAGGGGGCTGGCTCCGCAAGGGGCCGGCAAGGGAGGGGCCGCTCGCCATGCGGTGGTTCTCGGCGCTGACATATCAGCGCAAGAGTGAGATTTTTGGATTTCTCCTGATCGTCGTCTGCCTGTTCATCGGGCTGTCGTTGGCGACCCATGCCCCCGGCGACGACGAGTGGATTTCCGCTGGTCCCGACGAGGAGTGGGTTGCGGCCTATCAGGCGCGCAATCTCGCCGGGACAGTCGGGGCATTGGTCGCGTACGCCTTCAACGAGTGGTTCGGTCTCTCCGCCTTCTTCCTTACGCTCCTAATCGGGGCGGTCGGTGTACGGCGCTTCCTGAAGTCCCGGCCCGAAAAACCGGTGCGCTACGCCTTTTGGCTTCTCGTCTGGGTGTTTGTCCTCGGTGTTGCCGTTGACCTTCCGATCGCTCGCACTTCGCCCGAGTGGGTTGCCGGTGCGCTGACCGTCTCCGGGCAGACAGGACGGCAGGTCGCCGAGTGGGTGTCGTATCTCTTGGGCGTCGTCGGCGGGATCCTGGTCCTGGGTTCCATTCTGCTCGGGGCCGTGCTGTTGGCCATTCCCTGGAAAAAGCTGAACATCCAATGGTCCAAGAAGCCGGCCAAACACCCGGTGAAGAGGGGCAAGACACATGCGCCCACATTCTGGAGCCGGGCCATGGCAGGACTGTGGCGGCGTCTCGTAACTCCGTACCGCAATTGGCAGGAGGAACGTCGCCGTCGGGCGCTCGCCGATGCGGCGTTGGCGGCGGCTGAGGCCGACAACGGCCATGGCAACCCGGATGATCTGGAGCTCCCGGCTTGGGCGACCAATGAGCAGGCAGAGGATGAACCGCCCGAACCGGCATTCCAGTTCGAGCCGGAGCGTCCAGCACCAGCGCCACGGCCTCGTCCAGTCCCCCGCCATGGCAACGGCGACTCATACCAGTTGCCGACGCTCGATCTTCTGGCACCACTGGAGGCGCAACATCGAAGGCGGGTCGATGGCCGCGGCGCCGAGCTACTCGCCAAGGCGCTGGAGACCTTCGACGTCGGCATCGATGGTCCGATTGAGGCCTTCCCCGGTCCAGTGATTACGCGCTACGAATTCCGACCTGCGCCCGGCGTCAAGGTCAATCAGGTGGTCGGCTTGGCCGATGACCTGGCATTGGCGCTGTCGGCGTCGCGGGTCCGGATTGTCGCCCCGGTTCCCGGCAAGGCGGCGGTCGGTATCGAAGTCCCCAATCACGATCCCGACACCGTCCAACTGGCCCAGATCCTCGGTAGCCCTGAGTTCTTGGATTCCGACGCTGCGCTCCCGTTGGCGTTGGGAGAAACGATCGACGGCCAGCCGTATGTGGCCGATCTGGCCAACATGCCCCACCTGTTGATTGCCGGCGCAACCGGATCGGGGAAGAGTGTCTGCATCAATGTGATCATCACGTCGCTTCTGTTCCGGCATCATCCCAATGACGTCCGGCTGCTCTTCGTCGACCCCAAGCGACTTGAACTGTCGGTCTATGCCGGTATCCCGCACATGGAACGGCCGGTCGTGACTCATCCCCGGGCCGCCGAACGGCTCCTGGCCGATGCCACCAAGGAGATGGATGAGCGCTATCGGCTCTTGGCCTCCCAGGGTGTGCGCAATGTCGCCGACTTCAACACTCTGGCCCCCGGAGGGCGCAAGCTGCCGTACATCATCATCGTGGTCGATGAGCTTGCCGATCTGATGATGAGCCAGTCGGCGGCGCGCATCGAGCTTCTGATCACGCGTCTGGCGCAGATGGCACGGGCCGTCGGCATCCACCTGATCTTGGCAACCCAACGCCCGTCGGTCGACGTCATCACCGGGCTGATCAAGGCGAATTTCTCCTGTCGGATCGCCTTCCAGGTGGCCAGCAAGATCGACTCGCGCACCATCTTGGACGGCAACGGGGCCGAAAAGCTCCTCGGCAGGGGCGACATGCTCTTCTTGTCGCCCGGGAAGGCCGAGCCGACACGTATCCATG
Coding sequences within:
- a CDS encoding LamG domain-containing protein encodes the protein MWGATNPPEIPGTWNDFRGDVVYGAPYSYCFIVEYDCLSSTIFGRGLRFDGVDDYVYVPPFANDNSALTVEARIRLEEIPTVSDFNIVSHLTGYSGYDLRVRGPGLLPHGTVEFSLPGAGLASNTVLQAGGCYHLAGTFDGTTMRLYIDGMLDAERTASATGTSWFQLNIGRNFYISSEHFKGDIDEVRLSRAAKAPSEFCLTGECTPDGSTALWHFDEASGDIALDAANAHDGTIYGASRVDNCACCTCPCHGDPQCDSVANLQDVVQTVNVAFRGATPETDPLCPRERTDVSCDGVTTVVDVVKAVNVAFRGANTATEFCNPCAP
- a CDS encoding DNA translocase FtsK 4TM domain-containing protein, encoding MRWFSALTYQRKSEIFGFLLIVVCLFIGLSLATHAPGDDEWISAGPDEEWVAAYQARNLAGTVGALVAYAFNEWFGLSAFFLTLLIGAVGVRRFLKSRPEKPVRYAFWLLVWVFVLGVAVDLPIARTSPEWVAGALTVSGQTGRQVAEWVSYLLGVVGGILVLGSILLGAVLLAIPWKKLNIQWSKKPAKHPVKRGKTHAPTFWSRAMAGLWRRLVTPYRNWQEERRRRALADAALAAAEADNGHGNPDDLELPAWATNEQAEDEPPEPAFQFEPERPAPAPRPRPVPRHGNGDSYQLPTLDLLAPLEAQHRRRVDGRGAELLAKALETFDVGIDGPIEAFPGPVITRYEFRPAPGVKVNQVVGLADDLALALSASRVRIVAPVPGKAAVGIEVPNHDPDTVQLAQILGSPEFLDSDAALPLALGETIDGQPYVADLANMPHLLIAGATGSGKSVCINVIITSLLFRHHPNDVRLLFVDPKRLELSVYAGIPHMERPVVTHPRAAERLLADATKEMDERYRLLASQGVRNVADFNTLAPGGRKLPYIIIVVDELADLMMSQSAARIELLITRLAQMARAVGIHLILATQRPSVDVITGLIKANFSCRIAFQVASKIDSRTILDGNGAEKLLGRGDMLFLSPGKAEPTRIHGAYISGAETTAIVEFLRSQMIEPEALPSFSATVENDGSGEEEGDEVDDHGDRLFQEAAELVVRHQQGSVSLLQRRLGIGYQRAARLIDRLEEAGVVGPYDGSKAREVLWTMADYEDKFARAVS